One genomic region from Terriglobales bacterium encodes:
- a CDS encoding NCS1 family nucleobase:cation symporter-1, whose protein sequence is MGKRSIESSPLYNKDLAPTDPSRRTWGTYNFAALWISMAHCIPTYMLASGLIGAGMNWKQALLTILLGNTIVLVPILLNSHPGTRYGIPFPVFARAAYGTRGSNLPALMRALVACGWFGIQAWIGGQALNVFFRALWPAWPKAIAGSFGGHAPTEWISFLLFWSLNILVVYRGMDLLRKVENWAAPFVLVMTALLVWWALTQAHGLGPILAHPGKFNSWHDFWPIFVPSLTAMIGFWATLSLNMPDFTRFGRSQREQALGQVVALPTTMTVFAAMGVVITSATAIIYGSAIWDPVELVGKFTQPWIVAISMFTVVVATLSVNIAANVVSPANDFANAFPRFITFRRGGVLTGIVGIAMQPWKLLADPSGYIFKWLLGYSGGLGSIAGVLIADYWLVRRKRLEVEDLYLEDGIYGGWNLKGIVATLLGCAAAWIGLVVPSLHLLYDYSWFVGFGVSFLAYWLPEAVSKTYTAETQPSEGTAD, encoded by the coding sequence GTGGGGAAGCGTTCCATCGAATCCAGCCCGCTGTACAACAAGGACCTGGCGCCGACCGACCCGTCGCGCCGTACTTGGGGCACCTATAACTTTGCCGCCCTTTGGATCTCGATGGCGCATTGCATTCCCACCTATATGCTCGCCTCCGGACTGATTGGCGCGGGCATGAACTGGAAGCAGGCGCTGCTGACCATCCTGCTCGGAAACACCATCGTGCTGGTGCCCATCCTGCTGAACTCGCACCCCGGCACCCGCTATGGCATTCCGTTTCCGGTGTTTGCCCGCGCCGCCTACGGCACGCGAGGTTCGAATCTTCCGGCGCTCATGCGCGCGCTGGTGGCCTGCGGTTGGTTCGGCATCCAGGCCTGGATCGGCGGCCAGGCCCTGAACGTTTTCTTCCGCGCCCTCTGGCCGGCATGGCCCAAGGCGATTGCCGGCAGCTTCGGCGGCCATGCCCCGACCGAATGGATTTCGTTCCTCCTCTTTTGGAGCCTAAACATCCTGGTGGTCTACAGAGGCATGGACCTGCTGCGGAAAGTGGAGAACTGGGCGGCGCCCTTCGTGCTGGTCATGACCGCGCTGCTGGTGTGGTGGGCGCTGACGCAGGCGCACGGCCTCGGCCCGATCCTGGCGCATCCGGGAAAATTTAACAGCTGGCACGATTTCTGGCCGATCTTCGTGCCCTCGTTGACCGCGATGATCGGCTTCTGGGCAACCTTGTCGCTGAACATGCCGGATTTCACCCGCTTCGGCCGCAGCCAACGCGAGCAGGCGCTCGGACAAGTGGTTGCGCTGCCGACGACCATGACCGTGTTCGCCGCCATGGGGGTAGTGATTACCAGCGCCACCGCGATCATCTACGGCAGTGCGATCTGGGACCCGGTTGAGCTGGTCGGAAAATTTACCCAGCCGTGGATCGTCGCCATTTCCATGTTCACGGTCGTGGTGGCGACCTTGTCGGTCAACATCGCCGCCAACGTGGTGTCGCCGGCCAATGATTTCGCCAACGCGTTTCCCCGCTTCATCACCTTCCGGCGCGGCGGTGTTCTCACCGGAATCGTCGGCATCGCCATGCAGCCATGGAAATTGCTGGCCGATCCCTCGGGGTACATTTTCAAATGGCTGCTCGGTTACTCGGGCGGACTGGGATCGATCGCGGGCGTGCTGATTGCCGACTACTGGCTGGTGCGCCGCAAGCGTCTCGAAGTCGAAGACCTTTATCTCGAGGATGGAATCTACGGCGGCTGGAACCTGAAAGGCATCGTCGCCACCTTGTTGGGGTGTGCGGCAGCATGGATCGGTTTGGTGGTTCCGTCGCTGCACCTGTTGTATGACTACTCATGGTTTGTCGGCTTCGGCGTTTCGTTCCTTGCCTACTGGCTGCCGGAAGCGGTCAGCAAGACCTACACTGCGGAAACGCAGCCGTCGGAAGGCACGGCTGACTGA
- a CDS encoding transglutaminase-like domain-containing protein has translation MGADRKPGAVAEAFASLVGQQVEDERIPLDRAALTIARTEYPDLDFEPYLRRLGELATRVTGRLSRIAGPDETIAALNHVLFREEGFRGNRQDYYDPRNSFFNDVLDRKLGIPITLALVYMEVARRIGFPLFGVGMPGHFLLKHYDVEGHETLIDAFNDGAIVTAGECQSRLDEIYSGQLPLQPEFLLSVSRRQMLTRILNNLKNVYMGARNMRKALEVVDLICAMFPRSPEDVKQRAALRYSVGQMRGALEDLEEYLKMSPDASDADDIRHTALAIRRTLARLN, from the coding sequence GTGGGCGCAGACAGAAAGCCCGGAGCAGTGGCGGAGGCGTTCGCTTCGCTGGTGGGCCAGCAGGTGGAAGACGAGCGCATTCCGCTGGATCGCGCCGCGCTAACGATTGCGCGCACGGAGTACCCGGACCTCGATTTCGAACCCTACCTGCGGCGTCTGGGTGAACTGGCGACCCGGGTGACCGGGCGGCTGTCGCGAATTGCCGGCCCCGATGAAACCATTGCCGCGCTCAACCACGTGCTGTTCAGGGAAGAAGGGTTCCGCGGCAATCGCCAGGATTACTACGATCCGCGCAACTCTTTTTTCAATGATGTGCTCGACCGCAAGCTGGGCATCCCGATCACGCTGGCGCTGGTGTACATGGAAGTGGCGCGGCGCATCGGGTTCCCACTGTTCGGCGTGGGCATGCCAGGGCACTTCCTGCTCAAGCATTACGACGTGGAGGGGCACGAGACGTTGATCGACGCTTTCAACGACGGCGCCATCGTGACCGCCGGCGAGTGCCAGAGCCGCCTCGACGAAATCTATTCCGGCCAACTTCCGTTGCAGCCGGAATTCCTGCTCTCCGTCAGCCGGCGTCAGATGCTGACACGGATTCTGAACAACCTGAAAAATGTGTACATGGGGGCGCGCAACATGCGGAAGGCGCTGGAGGTGGTGGACCTGATCTGCGCCATGTTCCCGCGCTCGCCGGAGGACGTGAAGCAACGCGCGGCGCTTCGCTACAGTGTCGGGCAGATGCGCGGCGCCCTGGAAGACCTGGAGGAGTATCTGAAGATGTCGCCGGACGCATCTGATGCGGACGACATCCGCCACACCGCGCTGGCCATCCGAAGGACCCTGGCGAGATTAAATTAG
- a CDS encoding DUF3224 domain-containing protein — translation MPHHATGAFDVKVAPLEPYVKDDPTLGRFSLDKQYHGDLEASSKGEMLSSGKPPTAGAVAMEKVTGKLNGRRGTFVLEHSATMEQGSTTSWSIVVVPGSGTGELTGISGRMEIIIEDGKHSYSFNYTLP, via the coding sequence GTGCCTCATCACGCCACCGGAGCATTTGACGTCAAGGTCGCACCGCTCGAACCGTACGTGAAAGACGATCCGACGCTCGGCCGCTTCTCCCTCGACAAGCAGTACCACGGCGACCTGGAGGCCAGCAGCAAGGGCGAGATGCTCAGCTCAGGTAAGCCGCCCACCGCCGGCGCTGTCGCCATGGAGAAGGTCACCGGAAAGCTTAACGGCCGTCGCGGCACGTTCGTACTCGAGCACAGCGCGACGATGGAGCAGGGCTCAACGACGAGTTGGAGCATCGTCGTTGTCCCCGGATCCGGCACCGGCGAATTGACCGGCATCAGCGGCAGGATGGAAATCATCATCGAGGACGGCAAGCATTCTTACAGCTTCAACTACACGCTGCCGTGA
- a CDS encoding DUF6632 domain-containing protein, with protein MRERALKVLLILVGLACLAGLYPLIGALRDGVATTINRQDQMILSIYISLGVFLLIAARNPRQHRSLILFAGWSTLAHDGIMIVQGIQYHDLRGDLLGFAIIAVLGLALIALAPAKQARASAAGA; from the coding sequence ATGCGAGAGCGCGCGCTCAAGGTTCTCTTGATTTTAGTGGGACTAGCTTGCCTGGCCGGACTTTACCCGCTCATCGGGGCGCTCCGGGACGGCGTCGCCACGACGATCAACCGGCAAGACCAGATGATTCTCAGTATCTACATCTCGCTCGGGGTCTTCCTGCTGATCGCCGCCCGCAACCCGCGCCAGCATCGTAGCCTGATCCTCTTCGCCGGTTGGTCCACGCTCGCTCACGACGGCATCATGATCGTGCAAGGCATTCAATACCACGACCTGCGCGGTGATCTGCTCGGTTTCGCTATCATCGCTGTCTTAGGCCTCGCTCTCATCGCCTTGGCTCCCGCAAAGCAGGCACGGGCATCTGCTGCTGGCGCATAG
- a CDS encoding DUF3106 domain-containing protein: protein MRRNVIAVFAGVILAAGLAGAQGSGPDRKKDERHKDAPPVQAPGFAPHVRSQGPVFHGPGPHMGDWLRRNETLPPDQQLRKLEQNPDFQRLPDDGKQRLRERLQKFNSLPPEQKDRILANMERYEHLPPDQQQRLHEMFRDYRGLPPERKDALRRAFHDLEGKNPAERQKLLDSPDYRNNFSDQERGLLRGMSTIGITPNPGQPGPPPSR, encoded by the coding sequence TTGCGCAGGAATGTCATTGCCGTGTTCGCGGGTGTCATCTTGGCGGCGGGTTTGGCCGGCGCTCAAGGCAGTGGCCCCGACAGGAAGAAGGACGAGCGCCACAAGGACGCTCCGCCGGTGCAAGCTCCCGGTTTTGCGCCGCATGTGCGCTCCCAGGGGCCGGTGTTTCACGGTCCGGGGCCGCACATGGGCGACTGGCTTCGCCGCAATGAAACTCTTCCCCCCGACCAGCAACTCCGAAAACTGGAACAGAATCCGGATTTTCAGCGCCTGCCCGACGACGGCAAGCAGCGCCTGCGCGAGCGCCTGCAAAAGTTCAACAGCCTTCCGCCCGAGCAAAAAGATCGCATCTTGGCCAACATGGAGCGCTACGAACATCTCCCGCCCGACCAGCAGCAGCGTCTGCATGAGATGTTCCGCGACTATCGGGGCCTGCCCCCGGAGCGCAAGGATGCGCTGCGCCGCGCTTTCCATGACTTGGAAGGAAAGAATCCGGCGGAACGGCAAAAACTTCTCGACTCGCCTGACTATCGCAACAACTTCTCCGACCAGGAGCGAGGATTGCTGCGCGGCATGAGCACCATCGGCATCACCCCAAATCCCGGTCAGCCCGGTCCCCCGCCTTCTCGCTAG
- a CDS encoding sigma-70 family RNA polymerase sigma factor: MAIDRGLLPGGVRAGDAGVHLAPNVSYEAMADADVMLRCKNGDDAAFEYLVTKFRRPMLSFMYRMARNSSVAEELVQEVFLRVYRSRATYNAEAKFSTWLYRIATNLAVNHARDTKYEKPELNVHLDEPDSETGQTPDLADGGLTAEQMLLRRERLAAIRQHVQNLPERQRMAVLMHKYQGMDYRQIAEVLKLSESATKSLLFRAYETLREKLKEFL; the protein is encoded by the coding sequence GTGGCCATCGACCGAGGGTTGCTCCCGGGCGGTGTGCGTGCTGGCGATGCCGGCGTGCACCTGGCCCCCAACGTCAGCTATGAAGCCATGGCGGATGCTGACGTCATGCTGCGCTGCAAAAACGGCGACGACGCGGCTTTCGAATACCTGGTGACCAAGTTCCGTCGCCCCATGCTGAGTTTCATGTACCGCATGGCGCGCAATAGTTCGGTCGCGGAAGAGTTGGTGCAGGAAGTTTTTTTGCGCGTCTACCGCTCGCGCGCCACGTATAACGCCGAGGCCAAGTTCAGCACCTGGTTATATCGCATTGCGACCAATTTAGCGGTCAATCACGCGCGCGATACCAAGTACGAAAAGCCGGAGCTGAACGTGCACCTGGACGAGCCCGATAGCGAAACCGGGCAGACGCCCGATCTCGCCGACGGCGGTCTGACCGCCGAGCAAATGCTGTTGCGGCGGGAGCGTCTGGCAGCCATCCGCCAGCACGTGCAGAACCTGCCCGAGCGCCAGCGCATGGCGGTGCTGATGCATAAGTACCAGGGCATGGACTACCGGCAGATTGCCGAAGTTTTGAAACTGAGCGAGTCGGCCACCAAATCGCTGCTGTTCCGCGCCTATGAAACGCTGCGCGAGAAGCTGAAAGAATTCTTGTAA